The window CCGGAGTCGGTTCAAAACGCACATCCAGACTGCCGGCGACCGCAGCAAGCGCCGCTTCATCATCCAGTTTCAGGCCTTTGCGGCTCGCAGCCAGACCGGTAATACGGTACAGCGCACCGCTGTCGAGCAGCTGCCAGTTCAGCACCTGCGCCAGACGGGCACACACGGTGCCTTTACCGGCACCGGACGGGCCATCGATTGTAATTACGGGGGCGGCGGACAGGTTCATCAAAACTCCTTTATTCAGCAGCTGGCTTGCTGATTACATCCATCTGCAGACCGGCATTATTGGCCAGACCAACAAAGTCCGGGAATGAGGTCGCGACGTTGGCGCAGTCGAGCACGATGATCGGCTCGGCAGCACGCACGGAAGCAATAGCAAAACTCATGGCGATACGGTGATCGTGATGGGTAACAATTTCACCACCACCAAAACTGCCGGCAGCTCCCATCCCCTGAATGATTGCGCCGTCTTCGGTACCTTTGGCATCCACACCCAGGGTGATCAGACCATCAATCATGGCCTGAATACGGTCGCTTTCTTTTACCCGCAATTCTTCTGCACCGGTCAGAACGGTTTCGCCTTCGGCACAGGCGGCGGCAATAAACAGCGCCGGGAATTCGTCGATGGCCAGCGGCACCTGATCTTCCGGAATATGAATACCTTTTAACTGCGCACTGCGGATACGGATATCCGCCACCGGCTCACCGCCCACTTCGCGCTCGTTCAGCACCTCAATATTGCCGCCCATAGCGCGCAGAATATTGATTACACCAATACGGGTCGGGTTGATGCCCACGTGTTCGAGGGTGATATCGGAACCTTCGGCAATGCTCGCGGCGACCATAAAGAAGGCTGCCGATGAGATATCCGCCGGCACATCAATGCTGGTTGCGGTCAGTTTGCCGCCGGACTGCAGCGTTACCGTACTGCCATTAACCTGTACGTCATAACCAAAGCCTTTCAGCATTCGCTCGGTATGATCGCGGGTTGGCGCAGGCTCAGTCACCGAGGTTTCGCCTTCGGCGTACAGACCGGCCAGCAGCACACAGCTTTTTACCTGGGCACTGGCCATCGGCAGATCGTAGTGAATGCCTTTCAGTTTACCGGCACCATGCACTTTGATTGGCGGACGACCGGCTTCGGCGGTTTCCACCACTGCACCCATCAGTTTCAGCGGATCGGCCACACGGCCCATCGGACGCTTGGACAGCGACTCATCGCCGCTCATTTCCACATCAAAATTCTGACCGGCCATTAAGCCCGCCAGCAGACGCATAGAGGTACCTGAGTTACCCAGATACAGCGCATTCGGTGGTGGCTGCAGACCGTGCAGACCAACGCCATGAATGGTTACCCGGCCACGGTGCGGACCTTCGATCACCACGCCCATATCACGGAATGCCTGCAGCGTTGCCAGGCTGTCTTCCCCTTCAAGGAAGCCACTGACTTCGGTCGTGCCTTCCGCCAGCGAGCCCAGCATGATGGAACGGTGGGAAATGGATTTATCTCCGGGAACACGGAAACTGCCGCTCAGCGAACCGGCAGGTGATGCGATATAAGTAACAGATGCGGTTTTCATAGGTTCAACGTAGGCCCTGCGGGCGAGTATTTTAGAAAAATGGTCGCGCGCCACTTTAGCACGGGTCAGCACCCCCATCACCGTGGTGGTGTCTTCCTGCTCGATCGCGCTGCGTAAAAAATTCAGGTCGTGCTGAAACAGATCCAGGGTTTTCAGAATCTGCTCTTTATTGGCGGAAAAAATATCACGCCACATCACCGGGCTGCTGGCAGCGATGCGGGTAAAATCGCGGAAGCCGCCGGCGGCATAGTTAAAGATTTCTTTGTTTTCGTGGCTGTTGGCCAGGGTATCGACCAGCGAATAGGCCAGCAGATGCGGCAGATGACTGGTCGCCGCCAGCACTTCATCGTGATGACTGACCGCCATATCCTCAACATCCGCGCCCACCGCCTGCCAGGCGGCACGCACCAGACGCAACGCTGCTTTATCGGTATGTGCCTGCGGCGTGATAATCACTTTATGGCGAACATACAGATGTTCATCGGCGGCGCTCACCCCGCTGCGCTCAGAACCGGCAATCGGATGGCCCAGCACAAAGCGACCGAAGTCAGCGCCAAACACGGCTTCAACATCACCGGCCACCGAGCCTTTCACCGAGCCAACGTCGGTCAGCACAGTAGCGTCACCGATGGCTGCGGCAATATCCTGCAGCACCTGACGCACGGCCAGAATCGGCACCGAAATAATCACCAGATCCGCGGCGCGCACCACCTCGGTGATATCACTGCTGAATTCATCAATCAGGCCAACGTCCAGCGCCTGCTGCATCGAATCCAGATTGCGGTCGAAACCGGCAACCTGACCGACACAGCCGCGCACGCGCAAGCCTTTCACCCAGGAACAGCCGATCAGACCGAGGCCAATAACGGCAACCCGGGGAATAAACAACGTCGCTTTTCTGCTCAAGACAACACCGCGGTCAAAGCACTGATAAAAGTGGCATTTTCGGCCTGGGTTCCAATAGAAACGCGCAGATATTGCGGCATCTCGTAGTTCGCCACCGGGCGCACAATCACCCCTTTTGCCAGCAGTTGGTTGTACACATCCATCGCACCCATAGCCTCCGGCACACGGAAGGCAATAAAGTTACCAACCGATGGAATAAAACTCAGCCCCAGCGCCTCAAACGCTGCGGTCAGTTGCTGCATACCGGCCTTATTCGCCGCCACACTCTGTGCCACATAATCGTCATCAGACAACGCCGCCGCTGCGGCCGCCAGCGCAAAGGAATCAACGTTAAACGGCGGACGTACACGGTTGAGCAAGTCGGCAATCTGCGGGCTGGAAATACCATAACCCACGCGCAACGACGCCAGACCATAGGCTTTGGAGAAGGTACGGGTAATAACCAGATTCGGATAACGGCTCAGCAGCTGAATACCATCGGGATACTCGGCTTCATCGACGTATTCAAAATAGGCTTCGTCGAGCAGCACCAGTACGCGCTCCGGCACCTTATCGAGGAACGCCGTCAGTTCGTCTTTTGTCAGCCAGGTGCCGGTCGGGTTATTCGGATTGGTAATAAATACGATGCGGGTTTTATCACCGATCAGTGCCAGCATGGCGTCGAGGTCGTGGCCGAAATCTTTCGCCGGCGCCGCCAGGGTACGGGCGCCAACCATGCGTGCGACCAGCTCATAAATGGCAAAGGCGTGCTGTGACACCACGATCTCATCGCCGTCATTGACAAACACACGGGTAATAAAATCGAGAATATCGCTGGAGCCGTTACCCAGAGTAATCTGCTCTGGCGCAACCTGATAAGCATCGCTGCTCAGTGTATTGCACAGGGCTTTTTTCAGCTCAAAACCGGCGCCATCCGGGTAGCGGGTAAGATCCGCCAGTTCCGCCTGAATGGCCGCCAGTGCTTTCGGGCTTGGGCCCATTGGATTTTCGTTACTGGCGAGTTTAACAATGTCGGCTTCTTTCAGGCCGAGCTCGCGCGCCAGTTCATCAATAGGTTTACCCGGCTGATAGGGCATCAGGCCACGAACGCCTTCCACTGCCAGCTGCTGAAAATCGACTGCCATAGTGCCTGCCTTACAATGCGTTAATAGGGAAGAAAAGCCGGCTTAAAGCACGGCTTTCGGATAGGAGCCCAGCCATTTGAAATCCAGCGCGACATCGCGCAGATCATCAATTAACGGCGCGATGCTTGCGTCGTGGCGGTGACCTTCAAAATCGATAAAAAATACGTAATTCCAGGTACCGCTGCGTGCCGGGCGGGTTTCAATCCGGGTCAGGCTGATACCGGCCTTATGAAACGGCTCCAATACCTGATACAGCGCACCGGGCTGGTTGCGGCTGGATACCAGTACCGAGGTTTTATCATCACCGCTCGGCGTGGTTGCCTGACGGCCAATAATCAGGAAACGCGTGGTGTTATCCGGACGGTCTTCAATATTGGCCGCCTGAATCCGCAGCTGATACAACTCCGCCGCCGCTTCACTGGCGATGGCTGCTGCATTGGCTTCTTTGCTGGCGCGACGTGCCGCTTCGGCATTAGAGCTGACGGCAATGCGCTCAACATTAGGGTAATTCTGATCCAGCCAGCGGCGGCACTGCCCCAGCGACTGGGCATGGGAATAAATGCGTTCTACCGGCTCAGCATCGGCTTTCACCAGCAGATGATGATGAATGCGCAGCGTTACTTCGCCACAGATCTGCAGATTGGAGTCGAAGAAACTGTCGAGGGTATGGGTTACCACGCCCTCGGTAGAGTTCTCAACCGGCACCACACCATAGTTAGCGGCACCGCTTTCCACTTCGCGGAATACATCGGCAATCGACACCTGACCGCGACACTGCACCGCATGACCAAAATGTTTCACCGCCGCCTGCTGAGTGAAGGTCCCTTCCGGCCCTAAATAGGCCACCTGCAGCGGCTCTTCCAGCGCCAGACACTGCGACATGATTTCGCGGAACAGTCGCGCCATGGCCTCATCCGGCAGCGGCCCCTGATTACGCTCCATCACTTTGCGCAGCACCTGAGCTTCACGCTCAGGCCGGTAAAACACCACAAGCTCGCCGGGCGATGCGTATTTCTGCTTAACCTCTGCCACCTGCTGGGCGCAGTTGGCGCGCTGGTTAATCAGGTCCTGAATCTGCTGATCCAGTGAATCAATCTGCTGACGCAGCTGATCCAGCTCTTGTGCTTCGCTCATAGTGTTCTGCCGTTTTCTGTCTGTTTAGCCATGATCTGCAAGCCTGCGCTACTTAGCCGTGACGCTTGGCGAAATCACCCATAAAGCCGATCAGGGCATCAACCGCCTGCTCCGATACCGCGTTATAAATAGAAGCACGCATACCACCGACGCTGCGGTGACCGGCCAGATTCAGCAGACCAGCCGCTTCACTTTCCGCCAGGAAGGTTTTATCCAGCGCAGCATCGGCCAGGGTGAAGGGTACGTTCATGATGGAGCGGTTTGCCTTCGCCACCGGGTTGGCATAAAAATCGTTGCTGTCGATAAAGCCGTACAGCTTCTCAGCTTTGCGACGGTTAACCGCAGCGATTGCCTCCAGACCGCCCTGCTCTTTCAGCCACTCGAACACCAGGCCAGCCAGATACCAGCTGTAGGTTGGTGGCGTGTTGTACATGGAGTCGTTATCGGCACAGACCTTGTAATCGAACATGGTTGGCGTACCGGCAATGGTGTTACCCAGCAGGTCTTCACGCACGATCACCACACACAGACCGGCCGGGCCGATGTTTTTTTGCGCACCGGCATAGATCAGACCGAATTTGGACACGTCCAGCGGCTCGGACAAAATAGAAGACGAGAAGTCAGCTACCAGCGGCTTATCGCCCACGTCCGGAATGTAATCGAAGGCCACACCACCGATGGTTTCGTTCGGGGTGTAGTGCACGTAACTGGCATTGGCGCTCAGCTGCAGTTCGCTCTGAGTGGGTGCCGAGGTGAATTTGTTGTGCTCAGTCGAGGCAATCACATTCACCTGACCATAACGCTGCGCTTCGGCGATGGCTTTAATCGACCACTGCCCAGTATTCACATAATCGGCCACGTAATCGGCAGCGGACGCACCACGGAACAGGTTCATCGGAATCATGCTGAACTGGCTGCTGGCGCCGCCCTGCATGAACAGCACTTTGTAGTTGGCCGGAATCGCCAGCAGGTCGCGCAGATCCTGCTCGGCTTTTTGCGCAACCGAGACATAATCCTTACTGCGATGGCTCATTTCCATAATGGACAGGCCTTTGCCATGCCAGTCCGCAATTTCCTCACGGGCACGTTCCAGAACCGCCGTTGGCAATGCCGCCGGCCCCGCACAGAAGTTATACGCTCGACTCATTTTGCTTTGAACTCACTGATAACAAAAAGGCGCGGCTTTGTTAAAGCCGCACCGGAAATAGTTACTCTTTTCTGCCGTTTATAAACGCGGCGTCAGCATCGCGGCCAGACGGCCACGCCGGCTGCCACGTTTTGATTTGCGGCGGCGAACATAAGCCGCAGCCAGCAAGGCGAACATTGTTCCCGCCATTAATCCCAGCGCTCCGCCTAAGGCAATAATCAGCTGCTTACGGGGTTTAACCGGTTTTAACGGTAATACCGCCGATTCATCCAGCTGCACAAAGCGCACCCGATCCCAATCGATCCTGGCGTCTTCCAGATTCTGAATTTTCCATGTCAGCTCTGGCAGCCCGGCAATATAAGCATCTTCATTGCGTTCGCCACGGCCACGTAATTGCGCAAGCTCAGCATTAAGAGCGGTCTGCCCCATCATAAACAGCGGCGGCTGAGCGCTCAGCACCACATTATTAGAGGCCGCATAAAAAGGCTGCTGTTGCTTCACCGAAGCAGCAATAGACGCAGCTTCCTGCAGCGTTAAAATCCGCTGATTTTTATGCGCATGATATTGAGTGCGCAAGCCATCGGCCTCCAGACGCAGCGCATCCAGTATCGATTGCCGGCTTAATTCAACGGTATTGCGCACTTCATCTAGGTAACTCTGCAGAACAAAATCACTGAAGCGGTTCAGCAATGCCGTTGCCCATTCTGCATCGTTTAACTCAAATTTAATCGTCAGATGCACATCGGTATCTTTGGCGCCCGGATCAACATAAACAAAGCGCTGGGCAAAGCGGCTGAAATTCTGCTCTGCGGTCAGTGCCTGATCATAAATCAGCGCAGACAATGCCTCATTCTGTTCACTTAACAGCTGCTCGTAAAAGGCTCGCTTGGTATTACCGGAGCGGGCCAGTGCACGAACCTCTTTAAAGGCATCTTCACTGCTGATTGAGAACACGTCCTGCAGACGCGGTTGATTAACCGGCAGCAAATCCACCTGCGCGACCTGTTTATAAACGATTTGCGTCTGATAAACCGGCGTCGCGTTATAGGCATAAGCCGCTGCCAGACAAAGAGCAACAACCACCGTGCCCAGCAACCAGTACCATTTATCCTTAATGTCATCGATGAGATCGAAAATATCGATCTCATCGTGATTCACCGGGTGCGGTGTCTCAACACTCATTCCTTTGATTATTCCTCTTCAGTATCAGCAGAGCCGGAAGTGCTGTCCTCTGCAACTGCAGCCTGAGCCTGTTCCGCAACGACTTCACCTTCCAGCAGATCGTCTTCATCTTCTTCGGCATCGCAGATGCGCTCAACGCCGACCAGTTTTTCTTTCTCGGACACTTTAATCAGGGTCACACCCTGAGTGTTACGACCCAGTACAGAGACCTCGTTCACACGGGTACGGACCAGCGTGCCCTGATCGCTGATCAGCATCACTTCATCGCCTTCGAACACCTGTACCGCGCCGACCAGAGGGCCGTTACGGTCGCTGGTGACCATGGCGATAACACCCTGAGTGCCGCGGCCTTTGGTCGGGAATTCAGTCACGTCGGTGCGCTTACCGTAACCACGCTGGGAAGCGGTCAGGATAGTGCCGCCCTCTTCCGGAATAATCAGCGAGATAACGCGCTGACCATCGCCCAGTTTGATACCGCGTACACCGCGGGCAGTACGGCCCATGGCACGCACATCGGATTCTTTAAAGCGTACCGCTTTACCGGCATCGGACAGCATCAGAATGTCTTTGCTGCCGTCAGTAATAGCGACACCCACCAGGTGATCGCCTTCGTCCAGTTCACAGGCAATCAGACCGGAAGAACGCGGACGGCTGAACTGATCCAGCGTGGTTTTCTTCACGGTACCGCGTGCTGTCACCATAAAGACATAACGGTCTTCGCTGTATTCTGTGACCGGCAGAATAGCGGTAATGCGCTCGCCTTCTTCCGACATATTCAGCACGTTCACAATCGGACGGCCCTTGGCATTACGGCTGGCCTGCGGAATATCGTATACGGTCAGCCAGTACACCTTACCGGCGTCGGTAAAGCACAACACGGTGTCGTGGCTGTTGACCACCAGCAGACGTTCAATAAAGTCTTCATCTTTAACCGAGGTGGCCGACTTACCTTTACCACCGCGCTTCTGCGCCTGGTAGGCATCCATCGGCTGGGTCTTGGCATAACCACCGTGCGACAGGGTCAGTACCAGCGTTTCTTCCGGAATCAGGTCGGCCATGGTCAGGTCGCGCTTAACCGCCATAATTTCGGTCTTACGGGCATCACCGTATTCTTCACGCACCGCTTCCAGCTCTTCGCGGATCACCTGCATCAGGCGATCGGCGCTGCCCAGAATTTCCAGATATTCGGCAATTTCGGTCAGTTTCAGCTGATATTCTTCAATCAGTTTTTCGTGCTCAAGGCCGGTCAGTTTCTGCAGACGCAGATCCAGAATCGCCTGTGCCTGAGCCGGTGACAGATAGTAGTTACCATCGCGGAAACCGTATTCTTCCGGCAGATCATCCGGACGGCAGGCATCCGGGCCGGCACGTTCCAGCATATCCAGTACATCACCCGGCGCCCACGGTGTGGCAATCAGATTTTCTTTCGCTTCGGCAGCCGTCGGGGATTTTTTGATCAGCTCAATCACCGGATCAATATTCGCCAGTGCCAGCGCCAGACCTTCCAGCAGGTGACCACGTTCACGCGCCTTGCGCAGATCGTAGATAGTACGGCGGGTCACCACTTCACGGCGGTGCTTAACAAAGGCTTCGAGCAGTTGCTTCAGGTTCAGGATTTTTGGCTGACCATCAACCAGCGCCACGGTATTGATACCGAACACGCCCTGCAGCTGAGTTTGGGCAAACAGGTTATTGAGCACCACTTCCGGCATTTCGCCACGGCGCAGTTCAACCACAATACGCATACCGTCTTTATCCGACTCGTCGCGCAGTTCGGTAATGCCTTCCAGCTTCTTCTCTTTAACCAGCTCGGCGATCTTTTCGATCAGACGGGCTTTGTTCACCTGATACGGGATCTCGGTGAAAATAATCGATACCTTGCCGTTACGCTCATCTTCTTCAAAATGATGA of the Thalassolituus hydrocarboniclasticus genome contains:
- a CDS encoding bifunctional prephenate dehydrogenase/3-phosphoshikimate 1-carboxyvinyltransferase, which translates into the protein MSRKATLFIPRVAVIGLGLIGCSWVKGLRVRGCVGQVAGFDRNLDSMQQALDVGLIDEFSSDITEVVRAADLVIISVPILAVRQVLQDIAAAIGDATVLTDVGSVKGSVAGDVEAVFGADFGRFVLGHPIAGSERSGVSAADEHLYVRHKVIITPQAHTDKAALRLVRAAWQAVGADVEDMAVSHHDEVLAATSHLPHLLAYSLVDTLANSHENKEIFNYAAGGFRDFTRIAASSPVMWRDIFSANKEQILKTLDLFQHDLNFLRSAIEQEDTTTVMGVLTRAKVARDHFSKILARRAYVEPMKTASVTYIASPAGSLSGSFRVPGDKSISHRSIMLGSLAEGTTEVSGFLEGEDSLATLQAFRDMGVVIEGPHRGRVTIHGVGLHGLQPPPNALYLGNSGTSMRLLAGLMAGQNFDVEMSGDESLSKRPMGRVADPLKLMGAVVETAEAGRPPIKVHGAGKLKGIHYDLPMASAQVKSCVLLAGLYAEGETSVTEPAPTRDHTERMLKGFGYDVQVNGSTVTLQSGGKLTATSIDVPADISSAAFFMVAASIAEGSDITLEHVGINPTRIGVINILRAMGGNIEVLNEREVGGEPVADIRIRSAQLKGIHIPEDQVPLAIDEFPALFIAAACAEGETVLTGAEELRVKESDRIQAMIDGLITLGVDAKGTEDGAIIQGMGAAGSFGGGEIVTHHDHRIAMSFAIASVRAAEPIIVLDCANVATSFPDFVGLANNAGLQMDVISKPAAE
- the hisC gene encoding histidinol-phosphate transaminase — encoded protein: MAVDFQQLAVEGVRGLMPYQPGKPIDELARELGLKEADIVKLASNENPMGPSPKALAAIQAELADLTRYPDGAGFELKKALCNTLSSDAYQVAPEQITLGNGSSDILDFITRVFVNDGDEIVVSQHAFAIYELVARMVGARTLAAPAKDFGHDLDAMLALIGDKTRIVFITNPNNPTGTWLTKDELTAFLDKVPERVLVLLDEAYFEYVDEAEYPDGIQLLSRYPNLVITRTFSKAYGLASLRVGYGISSPQIADLLNRVRPPFNVDSFALAAAAAALSDDDYVAQSVAANKAGMQQLTAAFEALGLSFIPSVGNFIAFRVPEAMGAMDVYNQLLAKGVIVRPVANYEMPQYLRVSIGTQAENATFISALTAVLS
- the pheA gene encoding prephenate dehydratase, whose protein sequence is MSEAQELDQLRQQIDSLDQQIQDLINQRANCAQQVAEVKQKYASPGELVVFYRPEREAQVLRKVMERNQGPLPDEAMARLFREIMSQCLALEEPLQVAYLGPEGTFTQQAAVKHFGHAVQCRGQVSIADVFREVESGAANYGVVPVENSTEGVVTHTLDSFFDSNLQICGEVTLRIHHHLLVKADAEPVERIYSHAQSLGQCRRWLDQNYPNVERIAVSSNAEAARRASKEANAAAIASEAAAELYQLRIQAANIEDRPDNTTRFLIIGRQATTPSGDDKTSVLVSSRNQPGALYQVLEPFHKAGISLTRIETRPARSGTWNYVFFIDFEGHRHDASIAPLIDDLRDVALDFKWLGSYPKAVL
- the serC gene encoding 3-phosphoserine/phosphohydroxythreonine transaminase, coding for MSRAYNFCAGPAALPTAVLERAREEIADWHGKGLSIMEMSHRSKDYVSVAQKAEQDLRDLLAIPANYKVLFMQGGASSQFSMIPMNLFRGASAADYVADYVNTGQWSIKAIAEAQRYGQVNVIASTEHNKFTSAPTQSELQLSANASYVHYTPNETIGGVAFDYIPDVGDKPLVADFSSSILSEPLDVSKFGLIYAGAQKNIGPAGLCVVIVREDLLGNTIAGTPTMFDYKVCADNDSMYNTPPTYSWYLAGLVFEWLKEQGGLEAIAAVNRRKAEKLYGFIDSNDFYANPVAKANRSIMNVPFTLADAALDKTFLAESEAAGLLNLAGHRSVGGMRASIYNAVSEQAVDALIGFMGDFAKRHG
- a CDS encoding GNVR domain-containing protein, which codes for MSVETPHPVNHDEIDIFDLIDDIKDKWYWLLGTVVVALCLAAAYAYNATPVYQTQIVYKQVAQVDLLPVNQPRLQDVFSISSEDAFKEVRALARSGNTKRAFYEQLLSEQNEALSALIYDQALTAEQNFSRFAQRFVYVDPGAKDTDVHLTIKFELNDAEWATALLNRFSDFVLQSYLDEVRNTVELSRQSILDALRLEADGLRTQYHAHKNQRILTLQEAASIAASVKQQQPFYAASNNVVLSAQPPLFMMGQTALNAELAQLRGRGERNEDAYIAGLPELTWKIQNLEDARIDWDRVRFVQLDESAVLPLKPVKPRKQLIIALGGALGLMAGTMFALLAAAYVRRRKSKRGSRRGRLAAMLTPRL
- the gyrA gene encoding DNA gyrase subunit A; the encoded protein is MGELAKEVLPINIEDELQQSYLDYAMSVIVGRALPDVRDGLKPVHRRVLHAMNVLGNDWNKPYKKSARVVGDVIGKYHPHGDSAVYDTIVRMAQDFSMRYTLVDGQGNFGSVDGDSAAAMRYTEVRMKKISHDILADIDKETVDWVPNYDGTEQIPAVMPTRIPNLLVNGSSGIAVGMATNIPPHNLTEVLNGCLALIDNPELDVDALMEYIPGPDFPTGAFINGRDGIVEAYRTGRGRIYLRARHHFEEDERNGKVSIIFTEIPYQVNKARLIEKIAELVKEKKLEGITELRDESDKDGMRIVVELRRGEMPEVVLNNLFAQTQLQGVFGINTVALVDGQPKILNLKQLLEAFVKHRREVVTRRTIYDLRKARERGHLLEGLALALANIDPVIELIKKSPTAAEAKENLIATPWAPGDVLDMLERAGPDACRPDDLPEEYGFRDGNYYLSPAQAQAILDLRLQKLTGLEHEKLIEEYQLKLTEIAEYLEILGSADRLMQVIREELEAVREEYGDARKTEIMAVKRDLTMADLIPEETLVLTLSHGGYAKTQPMDAYQAQKRGGKGKSATSVKDEDFIERLLVVNSHDTVLCFTDAGKVYWLTVYDIPQASRNAKGRPIVNVLNMSEEGERITAILPVTEYSEDRYVFMVTARGTVKKTTLDQFSRPRSSGLIACELDEGDHLVGVAITDGSKDILMLSDAGKAVRFKESDVRAMGRTARGVRGIKLGDGQRVISLIIPEEGGTILTASQRGYGKRTDVTEFPTKGRGTQGVIAMVTSDRNGPLVGAVQVFEGDEVMLISDQGTLVRTRVNEVSVLGRNTQGVTLIKVSEKEKLVGVERICDAEEDEDDLLEGEVVAEQAQAAVAEDSTSGSADTEEE